A window from Triticum aestivum cultivar Chinese Spring chromosome 6D, IWGSC CS RefSeq v2.1, whole genome shotgun sequence encodes these proteins:
- the LOC123143309 gene encoding uncharacterized protein isoform X1 produces MVFSKVEVNLRRLLEAAPRQQNQAKLVHYITTARELLEQLGAEITPEGISSLQAALCVPASILLRIHSYRKKYSRVSKAKLSEYSEKIEALAATLASLVPENENLVDESREQDSSYEREKVGSPISLSSGLRRRSTAQMEVGPSSHERKERDTGAPIKLDAEAQAHIEKHRKLQEDLTDEMVDLARQLKESSLLMNQSVQDTEKILDSTERAVEHSLASTGRATARASEVYSLASKTSCFQWLLIFLMTCMFVMVVLLVRIT; encoded by the exons ATGGTGTTCAGCAAGGTGGAAGTTAACTTGAGAAGGCTGCTTGAGGCGGCCCCCCGCCAGCAGAATCAGGCTAAGCTTGTCCAT TACATAACCACAGCCAGGGAGCTGTTGGAGCAACTTGGAGCTGAAATTACACCAGAAGGAATATCAAG CCTGCAAGCTGCACTCTGTGTTCCAGCTAGCATTTTGTTGAGGATCCATAGTTACAGAAAGAAATACAGCCG TGTTTCAAAAGCTAAGCTCAGTGAGTATTCAGAAAAGATTGAAGCACTAGCTGCCACGCTTGCTTCTCTAGTG CCAGAAAATGAAAATCTGGTTGATGAGAGTAGAGAACAAGACAGCTCTTATGAAAGAGAAAAGGTCGGGAGTCCAATATCCTTATCATCAGGACTGCGGAGGAGATCGAC GGCTCAGATGGAGGTTGGACCAAGCAGTcatgaaagaaaagaaagagacaCTGGAGCACCTATTAAATTGGATGCAGAAGCTCAGGCTCATATTGAGAAGCATAG GAAGCTGCAAGAAGATCTGACTGACGAAATGGTTGACTTAGCACGCCAGCTGAAGGAGAGTAGCCTTTTAATGAACCAATCCGTGCAAGATACAGAGAAG ATCCTCGATTCCACGGAGAGAGCCGTGGAACATAGCCTGGCGAGTACTGGCCGTGCAACGGCGCGAGCCTCGGAGGTCTACTCGCTGGCCTCCAAGACGAGCTGCTTCCAGTGGTTGCTCATCTTTTTAATGACCTGCATGTTTGTCATGGTGGTTCTGCTCGTACGGATCACCTGA
- the LOC123143309 gene encoding uncharacterized protein isoform X2 has product MVFSKVEVNLRRLLEAAPRQQNQAKLVHYITTARELLEQLGAEITPEGISSVSKAKLSEYSEKIEALAATLASLVPENENLVDESREQDSSYEREKVGSPISLSSGLRRRSTAQMEVGPSSHERKERDTGAPIKLDAEAQAHIEKHRKLQEDLTDEMVDLARQLKESSLLMNQSVQDTEKILDSTERAVEHSLASTGRATARASEVYSLASKTSCFQWLLIFLMTCMFVMVVLLVRIT; this is encoded by the exons ATGGTGTTCAGCAAGGTGGAAGTTAACTTGAGAAGGCTGCTTGAGGCGGCCCCCCGCCAGCAGAATCAGGCTAAGCTTGTCCAT TACATAACCACAGCCAGGGAGCTGTTGGAGCAACTTGGAGCTGAAATTACACCAGAAGGAATATCAAG TGTTTCAAAAGCTAAGCTCAGTGAGTATTCAGAAAAGATTGAAGCACTAGCTGCCACGCTTGCTTCTCTAGTG CCAGAAAATGAAAATCTGGTTGATGAGAGTAGAGAACAAGACAGCTCTTATGAAAGAGAAAAGGTCGGGAGTCCAATATCCTTATCATCAGGACTGCGGAGGAGATCGAC GGCTCAGATGGAGGTTGGACCAAGCAGTcatgaaagaaaagaaagagacaCTGGAGCACCTATTAAATTGGATGCAGAAGCTCAGGCTCATATTGAGAAGCATAG GAAGCTGCAAGAAGATCTGACTGACGAAATGGTTGACTTAGCACGCCAGCTGAAGGAGAGTAGCCTTTTAATGAACCAATCCGTGCAAGATACAGAGAAG ATCCTCGATTCCACGGAGAGAGCCGTGGAACATAGCCTGGCGAGTACTGGCCGTGCAACGGCGCGAGCCTCGGAGGTCTACTCGCTGGCCTCCAAGACGAGCTGCTTCCAGTGGTTGCTCATCTTTTTAATGACCTGCATGTTTGTCATGGTGGTTCTGCTCGTACGGATCACCTGA
- the LOC123140944 gene encoding uncharacterized protein has translation MVSSQPAVLVGDSLYWILKGGSECILEFDLQSESLAFVQMPVDRINVPCYTPMRADDGELGLLSVTGTTAQLWKRKAGCDGATPWWVGRTIELDKLLSLDSGESTWIQGFAEDKNLVFLCAGSSNFTVQLESLQLKKLSNPRMDRYHPFGSVYAAGKYSPFFTRGEAARQQAWDMQNNQEDTNCSK, from the exons ATGGTTTCTTCGCAGCCTGCGGTACTGGTTGGGGATTCCCTTTACTGGATACTTAAAGGTGGTTCGGAATGTATCCTTGAGTTCGATTTGCAGAGTGAGAGCCTAGCCTTTGTACAGATGCCAGTGGATAGGATTAATGTCCCCTGCTATACACCGATGCGGGCAGATGATGGTGAGCTGGGTTTACTCTCCGTGACTGGCACCACCGCCCAATTATGGAAGAGGAAGGCCGGTTGTGATGGTGCTACACCATGGTGGGTGGGAAGAACTATTGAGCTGGACAAGCTACTTTCTCTGGATTCAGGGGAGTCTACATGGATACAAGGGTTCGCTGAGGACAAGAATTTGGTGTTCCTGTGTGCTGGCAGCAGCAACTTCACGGTCCAACTCGAATCTTTGCAGTTGAAGAAACTTTCCAACCCCAGAATGGATCGCTATCATCCATTTGGAAGTGTCTATGCTGCAG GGAAATACAGCCCTTTTTTCACTCGTGGGGAGGCTGCAAGGCAACAAGCTTGGGACATGCAGAATAACCAAGAGGACACAAACTGCAGCAAGTAG